A single Oryza brachyantha chromosome 8, ObraRS2, whole genome shotgun sequence DNA region contains:
- the LOC102714944 gene encoding uncharacterized protein LOC102714944, with protein sequence MTSSVSASDANYDPMKDPKQRPTNSNDPAWQYGYWTTIGNRDFVTCNLRGKVTKGGATRLKQHLAGGYADILVCSKTTEALRQQMHDYFKKNKRSRPIFLEEDEGAEEVEGLANQNATTSSLALAVPSSATAAKRRATSNFKAPATKDANPKETKTVAPMIRKTPEEIVDERRSGQFQSTMERSTKSKEDKHYVDMQWALWFYECGIPFNAVASRQFEIACEVTAQYGLGYKPMSKHMLREPLLQDCVKETSKMKVDHELAWKHYGCTLMSDGWTDRRGRHLINFLVNSMEGTYFLESVDASSEAHDATMLADLLDKRIEIIGKDKVVQVVTNNGANYKAVGKLLMERIPTLYWTPCAAHCLDLMLEDIKKLKEFKKPIARARLITTFIYRHGRLLSAMREKTGGKDLVRPAATRFATVFLTLKSMYSQRDALRCLFVSEAWTGIKLSTTMAGQNVSDIVLSKEFWTSLEDCLRASAPLLIVLRAVDGDEKPAMPEVSALMTHAKEKINLSFPTQNKKNLLKKIIVEMMLLLLRGCFTDVLAKIVEDDQIRNNIDRQAILYENQRGDAFSNKMAIANKEKMVPSARGCDITWDDVDEAVGASHSIRGCNVPRRAHNRADPITFQWRSRNSAMVEEDEEAYVQSDQEDDEEDPHDDANVSDCDEAPGGTEDGEGSMDATNNLNEFDDDF encoded by the exons ATGACAAGTTCAGTTTCAGCCTCTGATGCTAATTATGATCCCATGAAAGATCCAAAACAAAGGCCAACAAATTCAAACGATCCAGCTTGGCAGTATGGCTATTGGACGACTATTGGAAATAGAGACTTTGTGACATGTAATCTTCGTGGAAAGGTAACTAAAGGCGGGGCTACAAGGCTGAAGCAACATCTTGCAGGTGGCTATGCAGATATATTAGTGTGTAGTAAAACTACTGAAGCACTCAGGCAACAAATGCATGATTACTTCAAGAAGAACAAGAGAAGCCGACCAATATTCTTGGAAGAGGATGAAGGGGCAGAAGAGGTGGAGGGTCTAGCAAATCAAAATGCAACCACATCCTCTCTTGCACTAGCTGTACCTTCTTCTGCGACAGCAGCAAAAAGGAGGGCAACCTCTAATTTCAAGGCTCCGGCCACAAAAGATGCCAATCCAAAGGAAACCAAGACGGTTGCTCCTATGATTAGAAAAACACCTGAAGAGATTGTGGATGAGCGCCGTTCAGGTCAGTTCCAAAGCACTATGGAGAGAAGTACGAAGAGCAAGGAAGATAAGCACTATGTGGATATGCAATGGGCTTTGTGGTTCTATGAGTGTGGCATACCATTCAATGCTGTAGCCTCAAGGCAGTTTGAGATTGCTTGTGAGGTCACTGCGCAATATGGTTTAGGCTATAAGCCTATGAGTAAGCACATGTTGAGAGAGCCCTTGCTTCAAGACTGTGTGAAGGAGACAAGTAAAATGAAGGTTGATCATGAACTAGCATGGAAGCACTATGGCTGCACCCTTATGTCGGATGGATGGACCGATAGGAGGGGACGCCACCTAATTAACTTCCTTGTAAATAGCATGGAAGGGACCTACTTCTTGGAGTCTGTTGATGCATCAAGTGAAGCACATGATGCAACTATGTTGGCTGATTTGCTAGACAAGAGAATTGAGATCATTGGAAAAGACAAGGTTGTGCAAGTTGTCACTAATAATGGTGCTAACTACAAGGCAGTGGGCAAGCTTCTAATGGAGAGAATTCCCACATTGTATTGGACTCCTTGTGCTGCACACTGTTTGGATCTTATGTTGGAGGACATAAAGAAGCTGAAGGAATTTAAGAAGCCTATTGCCCGTGCCAGGCTTATCACTACATTCATTTATAGACATGGGAGGCTTCTTAGTGCAATGAGAGAGAAGACAGGTGGAAAGGATCTTGTAAGACCAGCAGCCACTCGGTTTGCCACGGTATTTCTTACTTTGAAGAGCATGTACAGCCAGAGAGATGCATTGAGGTGCCTATTTGTGAGTGAAGCATGGACTGGTATTAAGTTATCAACAACAATGGCTGGACAGAATGTGAGTGACATTGTCTTATCTAAGGAATTTTGGACCTCACTTGAAGATTGTCTTAGAGCTTCAGCACCATTACTTATTGTTCTTAGGGCTGTTGATGGTGATGAGAAGCCTGCTATGCCAGAGGTCTCAGCTCTAATGACACATGCGAAAGAGAAGATCAATCTGAGTTTTCCCacacaaaacaagaaaaatttgCTTAAGAAAATCAT AGTGGAGATGATGCTACTGCTACTAAGAGGCTGCTTCACTGATGTGCTTGCAAAAATTGTAGAAGATGATCAAATTAGAAACAATATTGATAGACAAGCCATTCTTTATGAGAACCAAAGAGGAGAtgcattttcaaataaaatggcaATCgccaacaaagaaaaaatggtgCCTA GTGCTCGTGGATGTGACATTACATGGGATGATGTTGATGAAGCTGTTGGTGCGTCACACTCTATTCGAGGTTGCAATGTTCCAAGGAGAGCTCACAACCGTGCTGATCCAATAACCTTTCAATGGCGCTCAAGGAATTCAGCAATGGTTGAAGAAGATGAGGAAGCATATGTGCAATCTGATCAAGAAGATGACGAAGAAGATCCACACGATGATGCAAACGTGAGCGATTGTGATGAAGCTCCTGGTGGtactgaagatggtgaaggaAGCATGGATGCTACTAACAATTTGAATGAGTTTGATGATGATTTCTAA
- the LOC102712379 gene encoding elongation factor Ts, mitochondrial: MAWSQNARKPIIGLLSRAQQHAARGYSNSAFQAHLSSRRVEQSGTLLRRFSSEVPALEQISLIKKLRERTCAPIKDVKASLVSCNWDIDAAQKDLRKRGVALAAKKSSRTAAEGLLAIAQDDKRAVVVELNCETDFVARNDVFQYLASSLAKLALSARDPGELVFPFGPEYLENLSVNLDHPKLSGETTVQSAVTEVAAMVGENVKFRRGFMLSTTAHGVISSYLHNCPQPGLGRLAGLITLEAEDSNAPLDALKKVGSSIAMHIVAAKPLFVSKELVSAAAVENERDILRSQAESSGKSQMAMDKMVEGRLRKYFEEVVLLEQKYIANDSTNIKSVLNDLSKEVGSKVTIGNFVRMEVGEGVDRPNESLGSEAAAHAA, from the exons ATGGCGTGGAGTCAGAATGCTAGAAAGCCCATAATTGGGCTTCTGTCCCGTGCTCAACAACACGCTGCTCGGGGGTACTCGAATTCTGCGTTCCAGGCTCATCTGTCGAGCCGCCGTGTTGAACAAAGTGGTACGCTTCTTAGGAGATTCAGCTCTGAAGTGCCTGCGTTGGAGCAAATCAGTCTCATTAAAAAGCTACGGGAGAGGACATGCGCTCCAATCAAAGATGTCAAGGCTTCCTTGGTTAGTTGCAACTGGGATATTG ATGCTGCGCAGAAGGACCTAAGAAAGAGGGGTGTGGCTCTTGCTGCCAAAAAGTCTTCACGGACTGCAGCTGAAGGTCTGCTCGCTATTGCACAAGATGATAAAAGGGCCGTTGTGGTTGAGCTTAACTGTGAGACTGATTTTGTGGCAAGAAATGATGTTTTCCAGTATCTG GCTTCTTCACTAGCAAAATTGGCTTTATCAGCAAGGGATCCTGGTGAATTGGTCTTTCCTTTTGGTCCCGAGTATTTGGAG AACCTTAGTGTCAATCTAGATCATCCTAAACTCAGTGGGGAGACAACAGTCCAAAGTGCTGTTACAGAAGTTGCTGCCATGGTTGGAGAAAATGTCAAATTCAGAAGAGGTTTCATGTTGTCCACAACTGCACATGGTGTTATTTCCTCTTATCTGCACAATTGTCCCCAGCCAG GTTTGGGTCGTCTTGCTGGATTGATCACACTGGAGGCAGAAGATAGCAATGCTCCCCTTGATGCTCTTAAGAAAGTTGGGTCATCTATTGCAATGCACATCGTTGCAGCAAAGCCATTGTTTGTATCAAAAGAACTGGTCTCTGCTGCAGCTGTTGAAAATGAGCGGGACATACTCCGGAGTCAG GCTGAAAGCTCAGGAAAATCCCAAATGGCCATGGATAAAATGGTAGAAGGTCGACTGAGAAAGTACTTTGAAGAAGTTGTGCTTTTGGAGCAAAAATATATTGCTAACGACAGCACAAATATCAAG AGCGTGCTGAATGATTTGTCAAAGGAAGTTGGCTCAAAAGTTACAATTGGCAATTTTGTCAGAATGGAAGTTGGCGAAGGAGTTGATAg GCCTAATGAGAGTCTTGGATCTGAAGCTGCGGCTCATGCTGCATAG